One window of Pseudacidobacterium ailaaui genomic DNA carries:
- a CDS encoding ATP-binding protein has product MKQFGCFRIDAQNELLWRDGKPVPLAPKPFAVLRYLVESPQRLITHDELLDALWPETYVQPQVLRTYILELRKVLGDDPDRPQYILTVPKRGYRFVCGVEEVHGSSPSGASATEAGVGLVGREAELAKLESDFARALRGQRQMVFLCGDAGMGKTFLVDAFCERVGHSSHLRIARGQSMEGFGGKEALYPVREALGQLLAYERPSQVLARLVPGWFGKKAEDPGRPPSLGELCEAVEALAQEEPLLLVFEDLHWADASTLDFISALARRRGQARLMLLASCRPGELDGQHPLKRLKEDLTTHRLCCVIPLLALDREAVAGYLKRQLQTSCLPSGLASFVHQHSEGNPLFMAAILDHLQRERLMENQNGTWQLSLPLSEIELGIPQGLLGMMDLQLERLSEADRRLLEAGSIVGAIFPAWAAAAALKTGVPDVEDEFASLARRTRLLNPAGQDELPDGTRSTFYVFAHGLFREALYSRQPAARRAERHRRVAEHLKTMFAGSEANIASELARHYEAAGCWQQAIEALHLAADTAGNREAQHAACEMLRHALDLCTHLKAQERKALEPVLKKKLKKYSEWTSMEIA; this is encoded by the coding sequence ATGAAGCAGTTTGGTTGCTTCCGGATCGATGCTCAGAACGAATTGCTTTGGCGTGACGGCAAACCGGTGCCGCTCGCACCCAAGCCATTTGCCGTCCTGCGCTATCTGGTGGAGAGCCCCCAGCGCCTGATTACCCATGACGAGCTTCTTGATGCGCTCTGGCCGGAAACCTATGTTCAGCCTCAGGTACTGCGCACTTATATCCTGGAGCTGCGCAAGGTCCTCGGCGATGACCCTGACCGTCCGCAATATATTCTGACCGTTCCCAAGCGGGGATATCGCTTTGTATGCGGAGTTGAGGAGGTCCACGGTTCCTCACCGTCCGGCGCATCCGCAACCGAAGCAGGAGTGGGCCTTGTTGGACGTGAAGCCGAACTGGCAAAGCTTGAAAGCGATTTTGCCCGGGCCCTCCGGGGACAGCGCCAGATGGTCTTTCTCTGCGGCGATGCGGGCATGGGGAAGACCTTCCTTGTGGACGCCTTTTGTGAGCGTGTCGGTCACAGCAGCCATCTGCGGATTGCCCGGGGCCAGTCGATGGAGGGTTTCGGCGGCAAGGAGGCGCTCTACCCCGTCCGCGAGGCACTGGGGCAACTGCTAGCCTATGAAAGGCCCAGCCAGGTCCTGGCCAGACTGGTCCCGGGCTGGTTTGGCAAAAAGGCCGAGGACCCAGGCAGGCCTCCTTCCCTGGGAGAATTGTGCGAGGCAGTCGAAGCACTGGCACAGGAGGAACCGCTTTTACTGGTCTTTGAAGATCTGCATTGGGCCGACGCTTCCACGCTCGACTTCATCTCTGCTCTGGCCCGCAGGCGCGGGCAGGCCCGTCTGATGCTGCTGGCAAGCTGCCGTCCGGGAGAATTGGATGGGCAGCATCCGCTGAAGCGCCTGAAAGAGGACCTGACCACGCACCGCCTCTGTTGCGTCATCCCTCTTCTGGCCCTCGACCGCGAAGCCGTCGCCGGATATCTCAAGCGTCAGCTTCAGACCAGTTGCCTGCCCTCCGGCCTGGCCAGTTTCGTCCATCAGCACTCTGAAGGCAATCCGCTGTTCATGGCCGCCATTCTTGACCATTTGCAAAGAGAGCGTCTCATGGAGAACCAAAATGGCACCTGGCAGCTGTCGCTCCCTCTGTCAGAGATCGAACTGGGAATCCCCCAGGGCCTGCTCGGCATGATGGACCTCCAACTGGAGCGCCTGTCTGAGGCGGACCGGCGGCTGCTTGAAGCTGGCAGTATCGTCGGCGCCATTTTTCCTGCCTGGGCCGCAGCCGCTGCCTTAAAGACCGGCGTACCGGATGTGGAAGATGAGTTTGCCTCGCTTGCCAGGCGGACGCGCCTGCTGAATCCGGCCGGGCAGGATGAGCTGCCGGACGGTACGCGCTCCACGTTTTATGTGTTCGCGCATGGACTGTTTCGTGAAGCCCTCTACTCGCGACAGCCAGCGGCCCGCCGCGCAGAGCGGCACCGCCGCGTCGCAGAACATCTGAAGACCATGTTTGCCGGAAGTGAGGCAAATATTGCCTCGGAGCTGGCCCGTCACTATGAAGCCGCAGGCTGCTGGCAACAAGCCATTGAAGCGCTGCATCTGGCCGCCGACACCGCCGGAAACCGTGAAGCACAACACGCCGCCTGCGAGATGCTCCGCCACGCGCTGGACCTGTGTACCCATCTGAAGGCGCAGGAGCGCAAGGCCCTTGAACCGGTCCTCAAGAAAAAGCTGAAAAAATACTCCGAATGGACCTCGATGGAGATCGCCTGA
- a CDS encoding CDP-alcohol phosphatidyltransferase family protein produces MASNKSWTNAFGRACGVLLQAIVNGLALTRISPNVLTFIGLLINTIAAILFGYANEHNYVRMFLYAGLVIIGAGIFDMVDGRVARQTDQVTVFGAFFDSVIDRYSDVVLFFGLLVFYARGNRFFYVVLAAFVMVTSLMVSYTRARAEALIGQCKVGFMERPERIVLIILGALFNRWGVMAPVLWVLAVLSTITVIHRIRYTYQMTKEMGPVRPTAIPTR; encoded by the coding sequence ATGGCCTCCAATAAAAGCTGGACGAATGCCTTTGGGCGGGCCTGTGGAGTGTTGCTCCAGGCCATCGTGAATGGCCTGGCGCTGACCCGCATTTCGCCGAATGTCCTGACCTTTATTGGGCTTCTGATCAACACGATTGCCGCCATTCTGTTTGGTTACGCCAACGAACACAACTACGTGCGGATGTTTCTCTATGCCGGCCTGGTGATCATTGGCGCAGGAATCTTTGACATGGTGGATGGTCGGGTCGCCCGGCAGACTGACCAGGTGACGGTCTTCGGGGCGTTTTTTGATTCCGTGATCGACCGCTATTCGGACGTGGTGCTGTTCTTCGGGCTGCTCGTGTTTTATGCCCGGGGCAACCGCTTCTTTTACGTGGTGCTGGCCGCCTTTGTCATGGTCACTTCATTGATGGTCAGCTATACGCGGGCGCGGGCCGAAGCGCTTATCGGGCAATGCAAAGTGGGTTTCATGGAGCGTCCCGAGCGCATTGTGCTGATCATTCTGGGCGCGCTCTTCAATCGCTGGGGGGTGATGGCGCCTGTGCTCTGGGTGCTGGCCGTTCTTTCCACGATCACCGTCATCCATCGTATCCGCTACACCTATCAGATGACCAAAGAAATGGGGCCGGTGCGGCCTACTGCGATTCCCACGCGCTGA
- a CDS encoding GreA/GreB family elongation factor, producing MPEHIKKKLLEEIKQLEHELAHELPQEIKKAAALGDLSENAEYHMAKQRQEFVNARLGQLKKRMAELSLVNLANIPKDRVAFGSTVVVYDPSKDEEIEYKLVTSEESDVSKGLISTTSPIGRALVGKQVGDEVTVVTPNGKRQLEILKLTTIHDEVEAKAE from the coding sequence ATGCCTGAACATATCAAGAAAAAACTGCTCGAAGAAATCAAGCAGCTTGAGCATGAACTTGCTCACGAGCTTCCTCAGGAGATCAAGAAAGCGGCAGCGCTGGGGGACCTGAGCGAAAACGCCGAATATCACATGGCCAAACAGCGCCAGGAATTTGTGAATGCGCGCCTGGGCCAGCTGAAAAAGCGCATGGCGGAGCTGTCTCTGGTCAATCTAGCCAATATTCCCAAAGACCGCGTGGCATTCGGCTCCACAGTGGTCGTCTATGATCCTTCCAAGGACGAGGAAATTGAGTACAAGCTGGTGACCAGTGAGGAGTCTGATGTGAGCAAGGGGCTGATTTCAACCACCTCTCCCATCGGTCGGGCCCTGGTCGGCAAACAGGTGGGCGATGAAGTCACCGTAGTCACGCCCAATGGAAAGCGCCAGCTTGAGATCCTGAAGCTGACGACCATCCACGATGAAGTGGAAGCAAAAGCGGAATAA
- the ruvX gene encoding Holliday junction resolvase RuvX — MEEVPRILGLDVGNRRIGVAVSDALGLTAQPVLTLERKNPRADLRSLARLARKYGCQEIVVGHPLHLSGERGRQAEKVQKFAQALAEVAALPVHLWDERLTTAEAHRILYEAGRHRAEHGRVVDQVAAVLVLQEFLETRRQDAPGPETSGPSL, encoded by the coding sequence ATGGAAGAGGTGCCGCGCATCCTGGGACTGGACGTGGGAAACCGCCGCATCGGCGTGGCTGTCTCCGATGCTCTGGGCCTGACGGCGCAGCCGGTGCTGACACTGGAGCGTAAGAACCCACGGGCCGACCTGCGTTCTTTAGCGCGGCTGGCAAGAAAATATGGCTGCCAGGAGATTGTCGTGGGCCACCCGCTCCACCTTTCAGGAGAAAGGGGCCGGCAGGCAGAGAAAGTCCAGAAATTTGCGCAGGCACTGGCCGAGGTGGCCGCGCTTCCGGTCCATCTGTGGGACGAGCGGCTTACAACGGCCGAGGCGCACCGTATTCTGTATGAGGCCGGACGTCATCGTGCTGAGCACGGCCGTGTAGTGGACCAGGTGGCCGCTGTGCTGGTCCTCCAGGAGTTCCTGGAGACGAGAAGGCAAGATGCCCCGGGGCCAGAGACGAGCGGTCCCTCTTTGTGA